CAAGGAAAATGGAACGACGTTTTCCGATTAAACCGCGCCAACTAATAGGAATAGCTCTTGCCACTTTTTATCATTTCCGAATTCCGTAATTAGGGCAAAGAACCGGTTTGTCAAAAATGGAACGGCGAATTTCGATCGGAATATTCCAACCGAAATAAGTGGACCACCTCCAGAGGTAATCCCGAATATTCCGGTCGGAAGAAACCGAAACGGACCTTTCCATTTGAATTCCGACCGAAATTTCCGGAATCTTTGGCATAATGGAAAGCACCCATAATTTCCAAAACTATTCCTTCTAAAATTATCTGCCTTTTCTtcgttgccaagcaactagCACAGGAGCATCCAACATTCACCATTGTCAAAGctgtcaaaaagaaaataatagtaTCGTCGGCcgggaaaatcaaaataaatcgTGCTGCATGTGCGGCACGGACTTAAGTGCgccaaacaaaacaaccagGAAAAGATTTTTACCTCTATTTGAGGCATTAAACGGCCATTGTTTAATACACTTTCTCTATCTCAAAAACTTCACAGTAATTCAGTTATATGTAGCTGGTTTTAAACAAAACGATGCATATCATTTTTATCAGGATTTATCCAGAATTGAGGTGAAAATTCAAAGTGCTGACAGCCAGAATTGTTTTCTGCCGATCACTGATGAACGAGAGAGAAGTCGATCGCCTGAACTGCTTTATCCGCCGATTGCCAACATAGCCGAGGTCAGTAAAAGGAATTATCAAGAACGTAAAAATTTAGTCTAGTGTATCCGATGGATATTTTATGCAGCTGAACTGATATCTTGCTGtactaggaaaaaaaaaaaaagaaactattttAAAACTAGCGAAGCGCAAAGTTCAGCGGATTTaagaatagacctttttcgcttgtacattttgttttcccagttcaaatcatgtgataatactcaggaggattggttctttgttttgctcattaaaaagAGCGCATGCACGCATGAATATGTCTGCAtgcactctttttaatgaacaaaacaaagaccGAACCTCTTGAGTATTAGCACATGATCTGtgttgagaaaacaaaatgtacaaagcgaaaaaggtctattgtttGCGAGAATGAAGCGAACAACCTAACTAAACATTTGTCGATATTCACAAAATTTGCAAGGGTTGCGAATATCATCCGCAGTGTAAAATGAGAAAGCGCGACGTCTCCACTTATCTTTCATATCAAAGCCTATGCCACAGGGAAACGCTATCtctcttcttgttttcatgacCCATAGAGCAGCGCATTACTACGATTAAATGTGACGCATTTCGCTCAAAAGGGATAAATTCTAGAGTTCTTCCCTGCTTGTACGAATattcaataaaacaaaacgaaaatatcTTTAAGCTCCTGTCTTTTCTAAATCAAACAGGGGGCTACATGCCAGTGATGGAAAAATAGTGATATAAACGCATAAATAAATTAGTTCGATGCGAAACGTCAAGAGATAACCTGGGAAAAAAGTTCAACGTTCTTAATCAATAAGGATGGAGGGTGCTGAGTTAAGAAACCAATTTCTGCTCAATGGTTTTCCGTGTTTCCGTGGTGCACGGAAAGACCGCAAATTGTTATATTATGGGTGGAGTAGTTCGGAAACTAAAAGTAGATCAGATTGGGGCAGCACTTTCTAAGCTTTCCTAAGTGGAATTTCAACTGAggtttcaattaatttttctagcaaatttttgtttcagatcAAAGAAAGGCTTCCCTCACCGTGCGACTCGGGAAGATCTTCGCCAATCTTCGTGTCGGGTTACGAAGCCGAGCGACAACGAAACGACATTCAGCAGTTCGGTCGTGAGGTGGCTTGCAAACTTGCTGAGCGACGAGCAGAATACGCCAAGAGACGAATGGCTCAAATGGAGAAAGAAAGTCTAATAATAGAGGTGAGAGGGGGGTTGAATTTCAGAATGTCATTACATGCAAGATCGAAAAAAAGAGGTGGACGCGCTCTACACCAGCCCCTTTCAGTGTATTAGTACGCATGCACACAAGGATAGCATAGAGAATGCCTTGCATAGCTCAAAATTTGTATAATTCACTTTCTATTTTCAATATTCTAGAAAAACATTAAAGAAGCCACGAAAAACAAGATCGAACAGCTTAAAATGGCAGATGAATTAGAGAAAGACGGAACTTTACTCAAGGAACGGCGAGCAAAGTTATGGCGGAGATGCGCAAACATGACAGAGATTCTGGCTAAAGAAGAAAGACAGGCGTCACTGTGGACACAAAGATACAAGGAGGCACTGGCTGCCGTTCCCGATAACATCTTGTTTTTCTGAAACCGCATGCGTTCAAGGAGATGAGTACACTGCGGGCTCGTCACTTGTCACGAGTCGAGGAAATGCCGTAACTGGCCGACAGAAATATGACGTCAGAGATGAGACGGCGTTATGACGTCCAAGGCCAGatatattgaaaaatttaaaatttggcGAAGAATTTTATTCAAAGACAAACCTCTTATTTAATTCGATTCGGATTGAAGGTTTCTAACCTCGGAAACACAAGTGCAATATGGATAGAGAGGACAATCGGGTTAGGGAAGGGTATACTCCCCTTCAGGGTACTTACCAGACAAGGTAGCAGTACTGACGACGAGGATAACAATGAAGACCTCACTTGATAAtaaacagttgaaaaatctATTATCTTGACTTGCTTGCGATTCTCCCATATTTTTTAGCACACTGCAACTTTGACAAAGTATGTCTTTTTTCTAGTAGGAACGCCGTTGcattaaatatagagaattACAGTCGGATGCACTGCTGtaagctcgcgttgtcgtcaaaactaTAGATGTGATAGTTTtgcgttgttgttttgcagaaaacGAAAcacatttaaaattttaaagccgcacgtgcagcacgattattctcctcgttcaaccaatcaaattatgGTGCTGTCGGTGCTGTCGTCATTAGaaagtttgagaaacaacgaAGGTAGCAGCGACGAAAACGTCACAACTTAGTATGATTGGATGAATGAGGAAACATAatcgtgaaattttcata
This sequence is a window from Acropora palmata chromosome 6, jaAcrPala1.3, whole genome shotgun sequence. Protein-coding genes within it:
- the LOC141884783 gene encoding uncharacterized protein LOC141884783 isoform X3 — translated: MTGSRFPSWSFEDWAQFELDTLEDIFKRSDGWQETTLKPALSCILAPALCAVYTSYDDEKSIQNLQDDQVIWDRHYTLKDLSRIEVKIQSADSQNCFLPITDERERSRSPELLYPPIANIAEIKERLPSPCDSGRSSPIFVSGYEAERQRNDIQQFGREVACKLAERRAEYAKRRMAQMEKESLIIEKNIKEATKNKIEQLKMADELEKDGTLLKERRAKLWRRCANMTEILAKEERQASLWTQRYKEALAAVPDNILFF
- the LOC141884783 gene encoding uncharacterized protein LOC141884783 isoform X2, yielding MVVHFPPFRFPSWSFEDWAQFELDTLEDIFKRSDGWQETTLKPALSCILAPALCAVYTSYDDEKSIQNLQDDQVIWDRHYTLKDLSRIEVKIQSADSQNCFLPITDERERSRSPELLYPPIANIAEIKERLPSPCDSGRSSPIFVSGYEAERQRNDIQQFGREVACKLAERRAEYAKRRMAQMEKESLIIEKNIKEATKNKIEQLKMADELEKDGTLLKERRAKLWRRCANMTEILAKEERQASLWTQRYKEALAAVPDNILFF
- the LOC141884783 gene encoding uncharacterized protein LOC141884783 isoform X1, giving the protein MAANQIPILSRSTDKTRFPSWSFEDWAQFELDTLEDIFKRSDGWQETTLKPALSCILAPALCAVYTSYDDEKSIQNLQDDQVIWDRHYTLKDLSRIEVKIQSADSQNCFLPITDERERSRSPELLYPPIANIAEIKERLPSPCDSGRSSPIFVSGYEAERQRNDIQQFGREVACKLAERRAEYAKRRMAQMEKESLIIEKNIKEATKNKIEQLKMADELEKDGTLLKERRAKLWRRCANMTEILAKEERQASLWTQRYKEALAAVPDNILFF